The genome window CAAAATATCATTAAATGAGAACAGATTTGCTGTTGAAAATTACCCTCTGTACATACAATTAGTCATAACAGGAGTTTACAGAAGGATAGAAACATTAAAGTTTAAGTCAGTAATAAGTTCCGAAAATAAAATAATTTACGAATTTGCAATCATTTTTAGGATTAGAGTGCAGAGGTAGAACTCTCAATTACATTAATGTATTTTAATCTCACAAGTCAGGAACGATCCGTGTTTAGCCTTGCCATCCCTACGGGACAAGTAAGCGGCAGTGCTGATACGCTGATGTTTTATAACATTTACGGACTTGGCTTAGAAGGGAGGGCAGAGCAAACATGGAACTGGAACTATGAAACCGAACCACCGCAGATTGAACGGAGTGATGAGCCGTATTATTATATTAAAGACCATCTAGGCACCATAAGAGTGACCATAAATAAACAAGGCACCGTTGTTTATGCAGCAGACTACTGGCCTTACGGCGAAAAAATGGCAGAATACAACTCAGGAACCGGAACAGTACAGAGGTATATATTTACCGAAAAGGAACGCGATACCGAAACCGGCTACGATTATTTTGGAGCGCGGTTTTATGACAGTGACCTGGGCAGATGGATGACGGTTGACCCGCTGGCAGATAAGTACCCCGGCTGGAGCCCGTATAATTATGTAATGGGGAACCCGTTGAATAGCTTTGATCCTGATGGTAAAGAAGTACGACTGAATAACAGAAAGGATGCTGAAAGATTAGCGAAAGAAATAAACACAGTACTTGGAGGAGAACACGTCTTTGTTGTAGAAATTATAATCAATGATGGGGATAATAATCAGCACTATTTTAGGATTGATGCAAATGAAAGCAGTTTAGATTGGGGAAAAGACGTATACTTATCCGCAGCCTATGATGTTTTTGCTTCGAGAGAGCATATTTTCAGTGTTGAGTTTTCCAATTCAGCAGATGCCAAAGGAGGCGGGTATTTCAAAGCTATTGGGGAGTTAATGGTTGGTGTAGATAATAAAAATGATAATCTAAATCATCATGATGTTGTACTCTCTAAAAGCAATAATAAATATAAAAATGGAACACTAGATGTTATATTTATGCATGAAGCAGTTGGACACGGACATCCAGTGACAGGGATAGAGTATAATGGAAATGCATCTGAAGTAAGTGAATATTTTGGGTTCAACAAATCTATGTTTCATAAAGGATATATAAATAAAACTGGTTGGAAAGCAAGCCAATTAAATCTATGGAGAAGGAAGTAAAATGAAGATGAAAATTAAATATTATCTCCTATCCTCAGTAATAATTCTTATTATAGTTTTGAATTTTATGTATTATAGAGTGAGTACTACTGGTAATATTCTTTACATGATGGATGGATTTTCATTAACCGTTGGGACATGCAATGGCCTTGGTATTGATGGAATGTATATAAAAGACTACGCCATTTTTGGATTTTCTCCCTCAATAATATTTATTTTAGTCACAACAATATTTTTACAGAATACTAAAGTCGAGCATGAAAAAAATAAATCAATGTTTGAGAGGATTCGAGTGAGTTCAATCCTTGAAATTTCTCTTACTATTTTAGTTCTTACAATACTTTGTAGTCCACATTTTGTACGTATCAACTATTTTGAAAATCCTTATTTCTTTATTGTTATTGGAGTATTCTTCGGTTTTGTAATGATTAATATATTCAAAATTAAGGAATTTTTCTTAGGTGATTGTAATCAAATTAAAGAACTTGGATTCATGTGTTTTTTAATAGGTTGTTCTTTAGCTATTGAAACTTCAAACTATTTTGATTTTTACCACAATGAGGGAACCAACATACACCGTGATCTTAATGGAGCAGTAATAGTGCCATATAATTTACTTTTTCATATAAATTTGCCCGGTTATTACCTATGGCGCGGACTTTTATATTATAATATCATTGCTTTAGTCCTCCGGATAATTATGCTAAAAAAAAGTAAAAAAATTAAAAAATGAATTATAAATACTATAATCCCGTGTATGGTCAGTATATTTTTAGTATAAGCTAAGGCGGATCAGTGCTTGAAGTATATGTTGCTATTATGGAACAGCAGAGTTAGTAGAAATGAGTGAGGTTAGTTCCATCTTAGACGGAGTAAGTTGGATTTCAATATTCAGAGTTAACGGCAGTACTGATATCTGATGTTTTTTCATATTTCCGGTCTTGGCTTGGAAGGCAGGGCAGAGCAAACCTATACCTGGAACTATGAAACCGAACCACCGCAGATTGAGCGGAGTGATGATCCGTATTACTACATCAAAGACCATCTGGGCACAATAAGAGTGACTATCAATAAGCAAGGCACAATTCTATTTGCCGCAGACTACTGGCCTTATGGTGAGAAAATGGCTGAATACAACTTAGTAACCGGAACCGTACAAAGGTATATATTTACCGAAAAGGAACGCGATACCGAAACCGGCTACGACTATTTTGGTGCGCGGTTTTATGACTCCGACCTAGGCAGGTGGATGACTGTTGACCCGCTGATGGATAAATACCCCGGCTGGAGCCCGTATAATTATGTGATGAATAATCCGCTTGTGCTGGTTGACCCGGATGGGATGAGGGTGAACGATGGCGGTGGAGATGAAGATAATAGAGATAAAGAGAAAAATAAAACGAATATATTGCAGGCTTTGTCAGATGCTTGGTATGAACTGCAATTAACATTTTCAGGCAGTGTTGAAAATACAAGCGGAGGGAGGAAATATCAAATCAAACCGAGGTAAGGAAGATAGTTTCAAGTGGAACAAAAGCTAAAGCAGTTAAGAAAAAAGTTGAAGAATTTGTCGATAAAGGATTGGAAGAAGTGGAAAATTATTCTGCCGAAACC of Ignavibacteriales bacterium contains these proteins:
- a CDS encoding RHS repeat-associated core domain-containing protein gives rise to the protein MFSLAIPTGQVSGSADTLMFYNIYGLGLEGRAEQTWNWNYETEPPQIERSDEPYYYIKDHLGTIRVTINKQGTVVYAADYWPYGEKMAEYNSGTGTVQRYIFTEKERDTETGYDYFGARFYDSDLGRWMTVDPLADKYPGWSPYNYVMGNPLNSFDPDGKEVRLNNRKDAERLAKEINTVLGGEHVFVVEIIINDGDNNQHYFRIDANESSLDWGKDVYLSAAYDVFASREHIFSVEFSNSADAKGGGYFKAIGELMVGVDNKNDNLNHHDVVLSKSNNKYKNGTLDVIFMHEAVGHGHPVTGIEYNGNASEVSEYFGFNKSMFHKGYINKTGWKASQLNLWRRK
- a CDS encoding RHS repeat-associated core domain-containing protein, which encodes MFFHISGLGLEGRAEQTYTWNYETEPPQIERSDDPYYYIKDHLGTIRVTINKQGTILFAADYWPYGEKMAEYNLVTGTVQRYIFTEKERDTETGYDYFGARFYDSDLGRWMTVDPLMDKYPGWSPYNYVMNNPLVLVDPDGMRVNDGGGDEDNRDKEKNKTNILQALSDAWYELQLTFSGSVENTSGGRKYQIKPR